The Branchiostoma floridae strain S238N-H82 chromosome 10, Bfl_VNyyK, whole genome shotgun sequence genome has a segment encoding these proteins:
- the LOC118423743 gene encoding uncharacterized protein LOC118423743 → MKVASALIYVMTVWLLSLATPSQTAKYAYSTVKDPVCTTGLLSGAELLSRGKTRTQLEHQVQSLKKEKDMLLERVCKASSKTEATAGTPSEISTLQDLVNSIVSIVESSDDIEGTSADTASCPTYDVVDTTTEKVCAYGVATGKELFSIGEDTKALEMARDKLLAEMSALKESNKCPGKNGYTVGNETRRRIREAVHAFVKRPSPTCPHVSANSVDLDPSATIPADTANSVDLDPSATIPIDTANGGDLNPSATIHIVTADKIEILNPSAILHPADDNSGDLDPEKVTCHDSVDTTGRNSFWNQPPLTSPFVFDIKTEGRIYIRLSAENNGLPDMYRINSYPWGPKIYRRTKGKWIAKVHVRTQEIWDVNDFLRLWVRWSDDGFIGLYRGGRPDPVINWTDPNPLPIRHVGYSTVFKPGVFRFNCY, encoded by the exons GTGTGCACGACAGGTTTGCTGTCGGGAGCAGAACTTCTGAGTCGTGGCAAGACGCGAACCCAGCTGGAACACCAGGTGCAGTCACtgaagaaggaaaaagacatGCTTCTAGAACGAGTTTGCAAAGCATCGAGTAAAACAGAGGCCACGGCAG GAACACCGAGTGAGATCTCAACACTTCAAGACTTGGTGAACAGTATCGTGTCTATCGTGGAGAGTAGCGACGACATAGAGGGAACTTCGGCTGATACAG CATCCTGCCCCACATACGACGTCGTCGACACAACT ACAGAAAAGGTTTGTGCCTATGGCGTGGCAACAGGGAAGGAGCTATTCAGTATTGGAGAGGACACGAAGGCGTTGGAGATGGCGAGAGACAAGCTGCTGGCAGAAATGAGTGCCCTGAAAGAGAGCAACAAGTGTCCCGGCAAAAATG GTTATACCGTCGGAAATGAAACCAGACGAAGGATCAGGGAGGCAGTTCATGCGTTCGTAAAAAGGCCATCCCCAACCTGCCCCCATGTCTCAGCTAACAGCGTAGACCTGGACCCATCGGCAACCATTCCCGCTGACACCGCTAACAGCGTAGACCTGGACCCATCGGCAACCATTCCCATTGACACCGCGAACGGTGGAGACCTGAACCCATCGGCAACCATTCACATTGTCACCGCTGACAAGATAGAGATCCTAAACCCGTCAGCAATCCTGCACCCCGCCGACGATAACAGTGGAGACCTGGATCCGGAGAAAG TAACGTGCCATGACAGTGTCGACACAACCGGAAGGAACTCGTTCTGGAACCAGCCGCCACTCACCTCACCCTTCGTCTTTGACATCAAGACGGAAGGTCGGATCTACATCCGGCTTTCTGCCGAGAATAATGGATTGCCGGACATGTACCGTATCAACTCGTATCCgtggggccccaaaatctacCGGAGAACGAAGGGCAAGTGGATCGCGAAGGTCCACGTGCGCACGCAAG AGATCTGGGATGTCAATGATTTCCTCCGCCTGTGG GTCCGATGGTCGGATGACGGGTTCATCGGGCTGTACCGGGGAGGACGGCCGGACCCCGTCATCAACTGGACCGACCCGAACCCGCTTCCCATCCGCCACGTGGGGTACAGCACCGTGTTCAAACCCGGGGTGTTCCGCTTCAACTGCTACT GA